The genomic interval CGTCCTCGATGAAGACCAGCACGTCCTTCTTGTGCTTTTCCGCCAGGTCGCGGATACGCCTGAAGATCAGGCGCGACTGCACCGGCGAGCCGCCGGGCGAATTGATGATGAGTGCAACCGCCGGCGCCTTGCGGACCGAAAAGGCCCGTTCGAGCGGCAGGGCGACGCTAGCCAGCGAAAGGCCGGGCCGCAGCGGGGTGACCAGGCCGATGGGTCCCTGCAGACGGACCACCGGGACGACGGTCCGCCGGCTGCCCGGCAGGAACGGAAGATACGTGCGGATGCGGTCGAACACGGCAAGCGGACTCCTGATCGGACCTGTGTCTGTGCCGCATATAGGCCGAAACGGCCCGTGCTCAAACCCGCAAGGGCGAGAGAACCGCCGTCATCGCGCCGGGCGCAGGCCGAACGGGCCGGCGCTCGCCTTCTTCGCCTTGGCCGCCGGCGTCATCGCCGACGGCTGGAACTGGACGCGGTTGGAGAACTGCCACATCAGCCGCACGCCCGCGCAATCGACCTTACGCCAGACGATGCGGCCCCGGATCGGGATGTCGAAGGCCTCGATGGTGATCAGGATGTCGTCAGGCAGGGCATGGAGGCCTTCGCCCTCGATGCGGCAGCCCGACTTGCTGGCATCGCTGATAACGCAGCAGACCCGCTTTTCGCCCGAGCGGTCGGTGACCCGCGCCGGGATGATCACCTTGATCCGACGTTCCTTGCGCTTGTCGACGTTCTTGCCCTCGCCGAATTCGAAGGCGACGTCGGCTTCCTGGCCGCAGAAGGACGTGATGCGAGCCTTGATCATCTGATCGAGGCCGTCGACGCGCAGGCCGATGGTGTCGTGGAGTTCGCCGATGCGGTTGGACTGGATGCGGCAACCGCTTTCGCTGAAGCGGGAGGCAGATGCCTCGATGCATCTCAGCCGTTCAAGATCGATCACGAGCACCGACACCACCGCCGTCGACGGCAAGTGCGCGATAGCGGCTTCGCTCATCCACCCATCCCCTTTTGAATCCACAGCCATTATTGAAACTGAAGATTGCAATTTGGTTTATGGTCCTCGTCAAATTTAAGTATGAGGCTTTCCCCACGGACCAGGTGCCATGCCTTGGCACGAAACCGCTGCACGGCAGGTGAAAACCGGCGCGAAAGCTTTAATAAATTTCGAATGGA from Polymorphum gilvum SL003B-26A1 carries:
- a CDS encoding PilZ domain-containing protein, which produces MSEAAIAHLPSTAVVSVLVIDLERLRCIEASASRFSESGCRIQSNRIGELHDTIGLRVDGLDQMIKARITSFCGQEADVAFEFGEGKNVDKRKERRIKVIIPARVTDRSGEKRVCCVISDASKSGCRIEGEGLHALPDDILITIEAFDIPIRGRIVWRKVDCAGVRLMWQFSNRVQFQPSAMTPAAKAKKASAGPFGLRPAR